The Caballeronia sp. SL2Y3 genome includes a window with the following:
- a CDS encoding branched-chain amino acid transaminase, whose protein sequence is MSMADRDGKIWMDGKLIDWRDANIHVLTHTLHYGMGVFEGVRAYKTAQGTAIFRLKEHTKRLLNSAKIFQMEVPFDHATLEAAQLEVVRENKLESCYIRPIIWVGSEKLGVSAKGNTIHVAIAAWPWGAYLGEDGLAKGIRVKTSSFTRHHVNVSMVRAKASGWYVNSILANQEAVTDGYDEALLLDVDGYVSEGSGENFFLVNNGKLYTPDLSSCLDGITRDTVITLARDFGIPVIEKRITRDEVYTCDEAFFTGTAAEVTPIRELDNRTIGEGKRGPITEKLQSAFFDVVGGKNEKYASWLAKV, encoded by the coding sequence ATGTCAATGGCCGACCGCGACGGCAAGATCTGGATGGATGGCAAGCTCATCGACTGGCGAGACGCCAACATCCACGTTCTGACGCACACGCTGCACTACGGCATGGGCGTATTCGAGGGCGTGCGCGCGTACAAGACCGCCCAGGGAACGGCCATTTTCCGCCTGAAGGAGCACACCAAGCGCCTTCTGAACTCGGCGAAAATCTTCCAGATGGAAGTCCCGTTCGATCACGCGACGCTCGAAGCCGCGCAGCTCGAAGTCGTGCGCGAGAACAAGCTCGAATCGTGCTATATCCGCCCGATCATCTGGGTCGGCTCAGAAAAGCTCGGCGTCTCGGCCAAGGGCAACACCATTCACGTGGCCATCGCCGCGTGGCCGTGGGGCGCGTATCTCGGCGAAGACGGGCTCGCGAAGGGCATCCGCGTGAAGACGTCGTCGTTCACGCGCCATCACGTCAACGTGTCGATGGTGCGCGCGAAGGCCTCCGGCTGGTACGTGAACTCGATTCTCGCGAATCAGGAAGCCGTCACCGACGGTTATGACGAAGCCCTGCTGCTCGACGTGGACGGGTACGTGTCCGAAGGCTCTGGCGAAAACTTCTTCCTCGTGAACAACGGCAAGCTGTACACGCCGGACTTGTCGTCGTGCCTCGACGGCATCACGCGCGACACGGTCATCACGCTGGCGCGCGACTTCGGCATCCCGGTCATCGAGAAACGCATCACGCGCGACGAAGTCTATACGTGCGACGAAGCGTTCTTCACCGGCACGGCCGCCGAAGTCACGCCCATCCGCGAACTCGACAACCGCACCATCGGCGAGGGCAAGCGCGGCCCGATCACGGAGAAGCTGCAAAGCGCGTTCTTCGACGTGGTCGGCGGCAAGAACGAAAAGTACGCGAGCTGGCTCGCGAAAGTCTGA
- a CDS encoding AzlD domain-containing protein, with protein sequence MTTLQIWLAILGMGVVTAATRAFFLIGGERTVLPPRVQRVLRYAPAAALAGVVVPDVLETSAGFSIAFSNHAVWASLAGLAYYVWRRGMMGTIAVGMIVFTLLRLAA encoded by the coding sequence ATGACCACGCTCCAGATCTGGCTCGCGATTCTCGGCATGGGTGTGGTGACCGCGGCGACGCGCGCATTCTTCCTGATCGGCGGCGAGCGCACCGTGCTGCCGCCGCGCGTGCAACGCGTGCTGCGCTACGCGCCGGCCGCCGCGCTGGCGGGCGTCGTCGTGCCCGACGTGCTCGAAACGTCCGCCGGCTTCTCGATCGCGTTCTCGAATCATGCGGTGTGGGCGTCGCTCGCCGGCCTCGCATATTACGTGTGGCGGCGCGGCATGATGGGCACCATCGCTGTCGGCATGATCGTTTTCACGCTGCTGCGCCTCGCCGCGTGA
- the fba gene encoding class II fructose-bisphosphate aldolase (catalyzes the reversible aldol condensation of dihydroxyacetonephosphate and glyceraldehyde 3-phosphate in the Calvin cycle, glycolysis, and/or gluconeogenesis): MPLVSMRQLLDHAAEHGYGLPAFNVNNLEQVQAIMSAANEVNAPVIMQASAGARKYAGEAFLRHLIEAAVESYPHIPVVMHQDHGQSPAVCMAAIRSGFTSVMMDGSLEADGKTVASYEYNVDVSRKVVEFSHSIGVTVEAELGVLGSLETMKGDKEDGHGAEGTMTREQLLTDVEQAADFVKLTQCDALAIAIGTSHGAYKFSKKPTGDILAIDRIKEIHQRIPNTHLVMHGSSSVPQELLAEIREFGGDMKETYGVPVEEIQEGIKHGVRKVNIDTDLRLAITGAIRRYLFENPSKFDPRDYLKPAREAAKEICRQRYMQFGCEGMAGKIKPVTLDKMAEKYKSGELAQIVR; encoded by the coding sequence ATGCCTCTCGTATCAATGCGTCAACTGCTGGATCACGCAGCCGAACACGGCTACGGTCTCCCGGCATTCAACGTGAACAATCTGGAACAGGTGCAGGCCATCATGTCGGCGGCGAACGAAGTCAACGCGCCGGTCATCATGCAGGCGTCGGCCGGCGCGCGGAAGTACGCGGGCGAAGCGTTTCTGCGGCATCTGATCGAAGCGGCCGTGGAGTCGTATCCGCACATTCCGGTCGTGATGCATCAGGATCACGGACAGTCGCCGGCCGTGTGCATGGCGGCGATCCGCTCCGGTTTCACGAGCGTGATGATGGACGGCTCGCTCGAAGCGGACGGCAAGACCGTCGCGTCGTACGAGTACAACGTCGATGTGTCGCGCAAGGTGGTCGAGTTCTCGCATTCCATCGGCGTCACGGTCGAAGCCGAACTCGGCGTGCTGGGCTCCCTGGAAACCATGAAGGGCGACAAGGAAGACGGCCACGGCGCGGAAGGCACGATGACGCGCGAGCAGTTGCTGACCGACGTGGAGCAGGCCGCCGACTTCGTGAAGCTCACGCAGTGCGACGCGCTCGCCATTGCCATCGGCACGTCGCACGGCGCGTACAAGTTCTCGAAGAAGCCGACCGGCGATATCCTCGCGATCGACCGCATCAAGGAGATTCACCAGCGCATTCCGAACACGCATCTGGTGATGCACGGCTCGTCGTCGGTGCCGCAGGAGTTGCTGGCCGAAATCCGCGAGTTCGGCGGCGACATGAAGGAAACGTACGGCGTGCCGGTCGAGGAGATTCAGGAAGGCATCAAGCACGGCGTGCGCAAGGTGAACATCGACACGGACTTGCGTCTCGCGATTACCGGCGCGATTCGCCGTTATCTGTTCGAAAATCCGTCGAAGTTCGATCCGCGCGACTATCTGAAGCCCGCGCGCGAGGCAGCGAAAGAAATCTGCCGTCAGCGGTACATGCAGTTCGGCTGCGAGGGCATGGCGGGCAAGATCAAGCCCGTCACGCTCGACAAGATGGCCGAGAAGTACAAATCCGGCGAACTCGCGCAGATTGTCCGGTGA
- a CDS encoding AzlC family ABC transporter permease, translating into MLHRLSDTNRRAFFDGARAFSPAVMATFSWGLVTGVAMTKSVLTVPQALGMSLAVYAGSSQLAVLPLLAARLPLWTVLLTAAMVNLRFVIFSAGLAPHFSYLPMWRRLAIGYFNGDIIYLMFSARNFPVGRQPGKEAFFWGLALACWLAWQASSVAGILLASLIPDNWGLELAGTLALIPLIVSAIATRSTLAAVVVASVVALLAFHLPYRFGLPLAVFAALLAGTLADSIAERARPAAPRASDAEAPAAPDAAADAEPGPARPAR; encoded by the coding sequence ATGCTCCACCGGCTATCCGACACGAATCGCCGCGCATTTTTCGACGGTGCCCGCGCTTTCTCTCCCGCCGTCATGGCGACGTTCTCGTGGGGGCTCGTCACCGGCGTCGCCATGACGAAATCGGTGCTCACGGTGCCGCAGGCGCTCGGCATGTCGCTCGCGGTGTACGCGGGGTCGTCGCAACTCGCCGTGCTGCCGCTCTTGGCCGCCAGGCTGCCGCTCTGGACCGTGCTCCTCACCGCCGCCATGGTGAATCTGCGCTTCGTCATCTTCAGCGCCGGGCTCGCGCCGCACTTCTCCTATCTGCCGATGTGGCGGCGCCTCGCGATCGGCTACTTCAACGGCGACATCATCTATCTGATGTTCTCCGCGCGGAATTTCCCCGTCGGCCGGCAGCCCGGCAAGGAAGCGTTCTTCTGGGGGCTCGCGCTCGCGTGCTGGCTCGCGTGGCAGGCTTCGTCGGTGGCGGGGATTCTGCTCGCGAGCCTCATCCCCGACAACTGGGGGCTGGAACTGGCGGGAACGCTGGCGCTGATTCCACTGATCGTCTCCGCGATCGCCACACGCTCGACGCTCGCCGCGGTCGTCGTTGCGAGCGTGGTCGCGCTGCTCGCGTTTCATCTGCCGTATCGCTTCGGCTTGCCGCTCGCGGTGTTCGCCGCGCTGCTGGCCGGCACGCTCGCCGATTCCATCGCGGAACGGGCGCGCCCGGCGGCTCCGCGTGCCAGCGACGCCGAAGCGCCCGCCGCGCCGGATGCAGCGGCCGACGCCGAGCCCGGCCCCGCGAGGCCCGCGCGATGA
- a CDS encoding zinc-finger domain-containing protein, producing the protein MSDLKEMPLVELSAKDIPAFCPNPKMQRWSAHPRVFLDVTHGEARCPYCGTRYKLKDGEVVKGH; encoded by the coding sequence ATGAGCGACCTGAAGGAAATGCCGCTGGTGGAATTGTCGGCGAAAGATATCCCCGCGTTCTGCCCGAATCCGAAGATGCAACGCTGGAGCGCGCATCCCCGCGTGTTCCTCGACGTGACGCACGGCGAAGCGCGCTGCCCGTATTGCGGCACGCGCTACAAGCTGAAGGACGGCGAAGTCGTCAAAGGCCACTAA
- the pyk gene encoding pyruvate kinase has translation MHRATKIVATIGPASSNPDILLQMMQAGLDVVRFNFSHGTADDHRQRAEWVREAARQVGREVAIMADLQGPKIRVGKFENGKTMLVAGNTFILDANCEMGNNDRVGLDYKDLPRDLRAGDVLLLNDGLIVLDVTRVIGEEIHTTVKVGGELSNNKGINRQGGGLTAPALTEKDMEDIKTAMSLGADFVAVSFPKNATDMEMARQLANIAGAPYGIKPKMIAKIERAEAIPALQGILDASDGIMVARGDLAVEVGNAAVPALQKRMIRMARESNKLVITATQMMESMIHAPVPTRAEVSDVANAVLDGTDAVMLSAETAAGKYPVTTIETMAAVCIEAEKSEESQLDRDFLDRTFTRIDQSIAMGALFTAFHLGAKAVVALTESGSTALWMSRHWTHVPIFALTPRVGSERTMALYRNVTPLHLDTNMDRDTALNQALEVVVSKGYAARGDMVVLTVGEPMGQAGGTNTLKIVRVGDHF, from the coding sequence ATGCATCGCGCCACCAAGATTGTCGCCACCATCGGTCCGGCGTCGAGTAATCCGGACATCCTGCTGCAGATGATGCAGGCCGGGCTCGACGTCGTTCGCTTCAACTTCTCGCACGGCACCGCCGACGATCATCGCCAGCGCGCCGAGTGGGTGCGCGAGGCGGCGCGGCAGGTCGGCCGCGAAGTCGCGATCATGGCGGACCTGCAAGGCCCGAAGATTCGCGTCGGCAAGTTCGAGAACGGCAAGACCATGCTGGTCGCGGGCAACACGTTCATCCTCGATGCGAACTGCGAGATGGGCAACAACGACCGCGTCGGCCTCGACTACAAGGATCTGCCGCGCGATCTGCGTGCAGGCGACGTGCTTCTGCTCAACGACGGCCTGATCGTGCTCGACGTGACGCGCGTGATCGGCGAGGAGATTCACACGACCGTGAAGGTCGGCGGCGAGCTGTCGAATAACAAGGGCATCAACCGGCAGGGCGGCGGGCTCACCGCGCCCGCGCTCACCGAGAAGGACATGGAGGACATCAAGACGGCGATGTCGCTCGGAGCGGATTTCGTCGCGGTGTCGTTCCCGAAGAACGCGACGGACATGGAAATGGCGCGGCAACTGGCGAACATCGCCGGCGCGCCGTACGGCATCAAGCCGAAGATGATCGCGAAGATCGAGCGCGCCGAGGCCATTCCGGCGCTGCAAGGCATCCTCGACGCCTCCGACGGCATCATGGTCGCGCGCGGCGATCTGGCGGTCGAAGTGGGCAACGCGGCAGTGCCCGCGCTGCAAAAGCGCATGATCCGCATGGCGCGCGAGTCGAACAAGCTCGTGATCACGGCCACGCAGATGATGGAATCGATGATCCACGCGCCCGTGCCGACGCGCGCCGAAGTGTCCGACGTGGCGAACGCCGTGCTCGACGGCACCGACGCCGTCATGCTTTCCGCCGAAACGGCGGCGGGCAAGTATCCGGTGACGACCATCGAAACGATGGCCGCCGTGTGCATCGAAGCGGAGAAGTCCGAGGAATCGCAACTGGACCGCGATTTTCTCGACCGCACGTTCACGCGCATCGACCAGTCGATCGCGATGGGCGCCTTGTTTACCGCATTCCATCTGGGCGCGAAGGCCGTTGTCGCGCTGACGGAATCCGGCTCGACGGCGCTGTGGATGTCGCGTCACTGGACGCATGTGCCGATCTTCGCGCTGACGCCGCGCGTGGGCAGCGAGCGGACGATGGCGCTGTATCGCAATGTCACGCCGCTGCATCTCGACACCAACATGGATCGCGATACGGCGCTGAATCAGGCGCTCGAAGTGGTCGTGTCCAAAGGCTATGCGGCGCGCGGCGACATGGTCGTGCTCACCGTCGGCGAGCCGATGGGACAGGCGGGCGGCACGAACACGCTGAAGATCGTGCGCGTCGGCGACCATTTCTGA
- a CDS encoding 5-(carboxyamino)imidazole ribonucleotide synthase, translating into MNPHNSPNSPILPGAWLGMVGGGQLGRMFCFAAQSMGYRVAVLDPDETSPAGAVADRHIRAAYDDETALTELGRLCAAVSTEFENVPSTSLDFLASLTFVSPAASCVAIAQDRVAEKRFIAGAGVPVAPHVVIESPEALAALSDDEIAAVLPGILKTARLGYDGKGQVSVRNVEEVRTAYGSLSGVPCVLEKRMPLKYEVSVLIARSGDGKSAVFPLAQNTHVNGILAKTVVPAPDASDALVAQAQDAALTIAAKLGYVGVLCVEFFVLEDGSLIANEMAPRPHNSGHYTVDACATSQFEQQVRAMTGMPLGDTRQHSPAAMLNLLGDIWFEGGQADKPRPPAWPEVVAMPAARLHLYGKEEARPGRKMGHINFTAATLEEARTAARDCARMLHIALD; encoded by the coding sequence ATGAACCCACACAACTCCCCGAATTCCCCCATTCTGCCGGGCGCGTGGCTCGGCATGGTCGGCGGCGGCCAGCTCGGCCGCATGTTCTGCTTCGCGGCGCAATCCATGGGCTATCGCGTGGCCGTGCTCGATCCGGACGAAACGAGTCCGGCAGGCGCGGTCGCGGATCGCCATATCCGCGCCGCCTACGACGACGAAACCGCGCTCACCGAGCTTGGCCGGCTGTGCGCGGCGGTATCGACCGAATTCGAGAACGTGCCGTCCACGAGCCTCGATTTTCTGGCGTCGCTCACGTTCGTGAGTCCGGCGGCGAGTTGCGTCGCGATTGCGCAGGATCGCGTCGCCGAGAAGCGTTTCATCGCCGGGGCCGGCGTGCCGGTCGCGCCGCACGTGGTGATCGAATCGCCGGAAGCACTCGCCGCGCTGTCCGACGATGAAATCGCCGCCGTGCTGCCGGGCATTCTCAAGACCGCGCGCCTCGGTTACGACGGCAAAGGCCAGGTCAGCGTGCGCAACGTGGAAGAAGTGCGCACGGCGTACGGCTCGTTGTCGGGCGTGCCGTGCGTACTGGAAAAGCGCATGCCGCTCAAATACGAAGTGTCGGTGCTGATCGCGCGCAGCGGCGACGGCAAGTCCGCCGTGTTTCCGCTCGCGCAGAACACGCATGTGAACGGCATTCTCGCGAAGACCGTGGTGCCCGCGCCGGACGCGTCGGACGCGCTCGTCGCGCAGGCGCAGGACGCCGCGCTCACCATCGCCGCGAAGCTCGGCTACGTGGGCGTGCTGTGCGTCGAATTTTTCGTGCTGGAAGACGGCTCGCTGATCGCGAATGAAATGGCGCCGCGTCCGCACAATTCCGGCCATTACACGGTCGATGCCTGCGCCACGAGCCAGTTCGAGCAGCAGGTCCGCGCGATGACCGGCATGCCGCTCGGCGACACGCGCCAGCATTCGCCGGCCGCCATGCTGAACCTGCTCGGCGATATCTGGTTCGAAGGGGGCCAGGCCGACAAGCCGCGCCCGCCCGCCTGGCCCGAAGTCGTCGCCATGCCGGCGGCGCGGCTGCATCTCTACGGCAAGGAGGAAGCGCGTCCCGGCCGCAAGATGGGGCACATCAACTTCACGGCGGCGACGCTCGAGGAAGCGCGCACGGCGGCGCGCGACTGCGCGCGCATGCTGCATATCGCGCTCGACTGA
- a CDS encoding phosphoglycerate kinase, translating to MTKVLRFTDLIAEGKVSGKRVFIRADLNVPQDDAGNITEDTRVRASVPAIKAALDAGAAVMVTSHLGRPTEGQFKPEDSLAPVAARLAELLGRDVPLVADWVDGVDVQPGNVVLLENCRCNKGEKKNDDGLAQKLAKLCDIYVNDAFGTAHRAEATTHGIAKYAPVACAGPLLAAELDALGKALGNPKRPLVAIVAGSKVSTKLTILKSLAEKVDQLIVGGGIANTFMLASGLKIGKSLAEADLVGEAQEIIGEARARGASVPIPSDVVTAKEFAATAKAETKPVADIADDDMILDIGPDTANALAAQLATAGTIVWNGPVGVFEFDQFGNGTKTLAQAIANSSAFSIAGGGDTLAAIAKYGIHDKVSYISTGGGAFLEFLEGKTLPAVEVLESRA from the coding sequence ATGACGAAAGTACTGCGTTTCACCGATCTGATCGCCGAAGGCAAAGTCTCCGGCAAGCGCGTGTTCATCCGCGCGGACCTCAACGTGCCGCAGGACGACGCCGGCAACATCACCGAGGACACGCGCGTGCGGGCCTCGGTCCCGGCGATCAAGGCGGCGCTCGATGCCGGCGCGGCCGTGATGGTCACGTCGCATCTGGGCCGCCCGACCGAAGGCCAGTTCAAGCCGGAAGACTCGCTCGCGCCGGTCGCGGCGCGTCTCGCGGAACTGCTAGGTCGCGACGTGCCGCTCGTCGCCGACTGGGTGGACGGCGTCGACGTGCAGCCGGGTAATGTCGTGCTGCTCGAAAACTGCCGCTGCAACAAGGGCGAGAAGAAGAACGACGACGGCCTCGCGCAGAAGCTCGCGAAGCTCTGCGACATCTACGTCAACGACGCCTTCGGCACCGCGCACCGCGCCGAAGCGACCACGCACGGCATCGCCAAATACGCGCCCGTTGCGTGCGCCGGTCCGCTGCTCGCCGCTGAACTCGACGCGCTCGGCAAGGCGCTCGGCAACCCGAAGCGCCCGCTCGTGGCTATCGTCGCCGGTTCGAAAGTGTCGACGAAGCTCACCATTCTGAAGTCGCTCGCCGAGAAGGTCGATCAGCTGATCGTCGGCGGCGGCATCGCGAACACGTTCATGCTGGCGTCGGGACTCAAGATCGGCAAGTCGCTGGCCGAAGCCGATCTCGTCGGCGAGGCGCAGGAAATTATCGGAGAGGCGCGCGCGCGCGGCGCATCGGTGCCTATTCCGAGCGATGTCGTGACCGCGAAGGAATTCGCCGCGACCGCGAAGGCCGAAACGAAGCCCGTCGCCGATATCGCCGACGACGACATGATTCTCGACATCGGCCCGGATACCGCCAACGCGCTCGCCGCGCAGCTCGCGACGGCGGGCACCATCGTGTGGAACGGCCCGGTCGGCGTGTTCGAATTCGACCAGTTCGGCAACGGCACGAAGACGCTGGCGCAGGCCATCGCGAATTCGTCGGCGTTCTCGATCGCGGGCGGCGGCGACACGCTCGCGGCCATCGCGAAGTACGGCATCCACGACAAGGTCAGCTACATCTCGACCGGCGGCGGCGCGTTCCTCGAGTTCCTCGAAGGCAAGACGCTGCCGGCGGTGGAAGTGCTCGAGTCGCGGGCGTAA
- a CDS encoding L-threonylcarbamoyladenylate synthase: protein MTIILPSAAQIDEAAALLDAGELVAFPTETVYGLGADAENPAAIARIYAAKGRPANHPVIVHLAPEADPGYWVRELPHDAQKLIDAFWPGPLTLILKRAAHIPAAVSGGQDSVGIRCPSHPVAQQLLSAFHARRQGTGKQAGVAGPSANRFGHVSPTTAQHVRDEFGSAVHVLDGGAADVGIESTILDLSRGFPALLRPGHVSPQAIADVIGTAPRLPDGGDATAPRASGTLKAHYAPRTPLALLPFAAIEPLLAAFDRASGGALALVARPSSAGEWAHAPHVHFVAAPEDPQSYARELYGLLRALDRANVERILIEKLPETVEWIAVNDRLGRAAAAFEEQE from the coding sequence ATGACCATCATTCTCCCGAGCGCCGCGCAGATCGACGAAGCCGCGGCCCTGCTCGACGCGGGCGAACTCGTCGCGTTTCCGACCGAAACGGTGTACGGCCTCGGCGCCGATGCCGAGAACCCGGCGGCGATCGCGCGAATCTATGCCGCGAAGGGCCGGCCGGCGAATCATCCGGTGATCGTGCATCTCGCGCCAGAGGCCGATCCCGGCTATTGGGTGCGCGAGTTGCCGCACGATGCGCAGAAGCTCATCGACGCGTTTTGGCCCGGTCCGCTGACCCTGATCCTGAAGCGTGCCGCGCATATTCCGGCGGCCGTGAGCGGCGGGCAGGACTCGGTCGGGATTCGCTGTCCTTCGCATCCGGTGGCGCAGCAGCTTTTGTCGGCGTTTCATGCGCGGCGTCAAGGAACGGGCAAGCAAGCGGGCGTGGCCGGGCCTTCGGCGAACCGTTTCGGGCACGTCAGCCCGACCACGGCGCAACACGTGCGCGACGAGTTCGGCAGCGCGGTGCATGTGCTCGATGGCGGCGCGGCGGATGTCGGCATAGAATCGACCATTCTGGATTTGTCGCGCGGCTTTCCGGCGTTGCTGCGGCCGGGGCATGTGAGCCCGCAGGCCATTGCCGACGTGATCGGCACCGCGCCGCGTCTGCCCGATGGCGGCGATGCGACCGCGCCCCGCGCGTCGGGCACGCTCAAGGCGCACTACGCGCCGCGCACGCCGCTGGCGCTATTGCCGTTCGCGGCTATCGAGCCGTTGCTCGCGGCCTTCGATCGCGCGAGTGGCGGGGCGCTTGCGTTGGTCGCGCGGCCGTCGAGCGCGGGCGAGTGGGCGCACGCGCCGCATGTGCATTTTGTCGCCGCGCCCGAAGATCCACAGAGCTATGCGCGCGAGCTTTATGGCTTGCTGCGGGCGTTGGACCGCGCGAATGTCGAGCGCATCTTGATCGAAAAGCTGCCAGAAACGGTGGAATGGATCGCGGTGAATGACCGCTTGGGGAGAGCGGCTGCGGCGTTCGAGGAGCAGGAGTAG
- the purE gene encoding 5-(carboxyamino)imidazole ribonucleotide mutase codes for MSEVQTGAHAHDAPLVGVLMGSSSDWDVMKNAVAMLQEFGVPYEARVVSAHRMPDEMFAYAENARQRGLRAIIAGAGGAAHLPGMLAAKTTVPVLGVPVASKYLKGVDSLHSIVQMPKGVPVATFAIGEAGAANAALFAVSILSVTDARYAEALAAFRVKQNQAAHDMTLPPL; via the coding sequence ATGAGCGAAGTACAGACCGGAGCGCATGCGCACGACGCGCCGCTCGTCGGCGTGTTGATGGGCTCCAGTTCCGACTGGGACGTGATGAAGAACGCGGTCGCGATGCTGCAGGAGTTCGGCGTGCCATACGAGGCGAGGGTCGTCTCCGCGCACCGCATGCCGGACGAGATGTTCGCGTACGCGGAAAACGCGCGGCAACGCGGCCTGCGCGCGATCATCGCGGGCGCGGGCGGCGCGGCGCATTTGCCGGGCATGCTCGCTGCGAAGACGACGGTGCCCGTGCTCGGCGTGCCGGTGGCGAGCAAGTATCTGAAGGGCGTCGATTCGCTGCATTCGATCGTGCAGATGCCCAAAGGCGTGCCCGTCGCGACGTTTGCAATCGGCGAGGCCGGCGCGGCGAACGCGGCGCTCTTCGCGGTATCCATTTTGAGCGTGACGGATGCCCGCTATGCCGAGGCGCTCGCCGCGTTTCGCGTGAAGCAGAATCAGGCCGCGCACGACATGACGCTGCCGCCGCTCTGA
- a CDS encoding phosphoribosylaminoimidazolesuccinocarboxamide synthase, translating into MSTLYESTIKSLPLLGRGKVRDNYAVGNDKLLIVTTDRLSAFDVVMGEPIPNKGRVLNQMADFWFDKLGHIVPNHNTGIDPASVVAPDEVEQVKGRAVVVKRLEPILVEAVVRGYLAGSGWKDYQATGAVCGVQLPPGLQNAEKLPEPIFTPAAKAEMGHHDENITYDEMERRIGTELSATIKRISIQLYKEAAEYAATRGIIIADTKFEFGLDNKGELFLMDEVLTADSSRFWPADGYTVGTNPPSFDKQFVRDWLETQPWKKEPPAPKLPEDVIAKTSEKYQEALQRITGKTLS; encoded by the coding sequence ATGTCCACGCTCTACGAATCCACGATCAAATCGCTGCCGCTGCTCGGCCGTGGCAAGGTCCGCGACAACTACGCCGTCGGCAACGACAAGCTGCTGATCGTGACCACCGACCGCCTTTCCGCCTTCGACGTCGTGATGGGCGAGCCGATTCCGAACAAGGGCCGCGTGCTCAATCAGATGGCCGATTTCTGGTTCGACAAGCTCGGCCATATCGTGCCGAACCACAACACGGGCATCGATCCGGCATCGGTGGTCGCGCCGGACGAAGTCGAGCAGGTGAAGGGCCGCGCGGTCGTCGTGAAGCGCCTGGAACCGATTCTCGTCGAAGCAGTGGTGCGCGGCTATCTCGCGGGCAGCGGCTGGAAAGACTATCAGGCGACGGGCGCCGTTTGCGGCGTGCAACTGCCGCCGGGCCTGCAAAACGCCGAGAAGCTGCCCGAGCCGATCTTCACGCCGGCGGCGAAGGCCGAGATGGGCCATCACGACGAGAACATCACTTACGACGAGATGGAGCGCCGCATCGGCACGGAACTGTCGGCGACCATCAAGCGCATCTCCATTCAGCTCTACAAGGAAGCGGCCGAATACGCGGCCACGCGCGGCATCATCATCGCGGATACGAAGTTCGAGTTCGGCCTCGACAACAAGGGCGAACTGTTCCTCATGGACGAAGTGCTCACCGCCGATTCGTCGCGCTTCTGGCCGGCGGACGGCTACACGGTGGGCACGAATCCGCCGTCGTTCGACAAGCAGTTCGTGCGTGACTGGCTCGAAACGCAGCCGTGGAAGAAGGAACCGCCCGCGCCGAAGCTGCCGGAAGACGTGATCGCGAAGACGTCGGAGAAGTATCAGGAAGCGCTGCAACGCATCACGGGCAAGACGCTGTCGTAA